The Kineococcus rhizosphaerae region AGTCAGCGGCCGCGCCGAGTGAGGCCGTGCACCCGTTGTGGGAGGAGCAGCCCCCCAGGACCCGGGCGCGCGGCAGGTCCAGCACCCCGTCGCCCACCGTCGTCGCGGTGCTCAGGCCGTAGTCGTGGGAGAGGGGGATGGAGCGGGCGTCGAGGACGTCCGCGGGCCAGCGGCCCTCATCGGCGGCGCCGTAGTCGGGGCCGGCTTCGAGGAGCAGGACCGTCTCGTCGCTGAGGGCGGCGGTCACCGCGGTGAAGACCGCTCCCCCGGTGCCGCCGCCGATGACCAGGGTGTGGACGGCCTCAGGCAGGGGCGGCGGTGCCGGCGCGTCGTGCGTTCGGCGCTGGGGGGTGTGCGCCGGTGCCGTGGCCGGTGACGTGTACGGCGTCTCGTGGCTCATGCCTGATCCGTTCCTGGAGAGCTTCTGGGGTACTGGGGGACTGAGGATGGGTCATCAGCTGCACTGGTGCGAGGCGGGGTCAGTCGACGTCCGGGAGTTCACCGGCGTGCTCCATCCAGCCCCGGCGACCGGGCCGCAGGTTCCTGCCGATCAGCACCGCGACCCCGCTCAGCAGGTAGGAGGCCGCGATGAACGGTGCGAGCAGCACGGGGAAGTCCGGGAGCGGGACGATGCTGTTGTAGCCGATGAGGAGCAGCGCGGCCGTGGAGATGACCGGGGCCACGACGTGCGCCCCGATGCTGAACTCGGAGGGGAAGCGGCTGCGGAAGAAGCGGAACGCCGCCACGTTCATGAGGATGAAGATGGGGATGTAGACGAAGGTTCCGGTGGCGCCCAGCAGGTTGAAGAGGTTGTAGGGGCCCAGAGCCAGGCCGAGCACGAGGCACACGGTGACCGCGGCCACCGACTGCAGGACCACCGCCGTCACCGGGGTCCGCAGCGTGGAGTGCACCCGGGTCAGGGCATGGGGCAGGGCACCGGTCCGGGCGATCCCGTAGAGGGTGCGGGTGGAACTCGTCGTGCACGCGATGCACACCCCCAGGCCGGAGTTCACCAGGGCGACCAGGACGACGAGGGAGGCGCCGTTCCAGAGGCGGTCGGCCAGGACGAAGGCCGGGGCGGTGGGCGATGCAGCCAGAGCAGGCAGGTCATCGGTCCCCCAGCCGATCTGCAGACCCCACGCGGTGACGACGTAGAAGATCCCGATGAACACGAGGGAACCGGTGATCGCGCGGGGGATGATGCGTCGGGGATCGCGGGACTCCTCCCCCACGGCGGCGGCTCCTTCGAAACCGGTGAAGGCGAAGATCGAGAGGACGACGGCGAGGAAGAAACCCGAGGAGTTGGAGATGTTCGCCGGGTTGAAGCCGGAGAGGTTCACTCCCCCAGGACCGGGTGAGACCAGGCCGGTGAGGGCGAGACCCAACCCCACCGCCATCTCGAAGACGGTCATGACGACGAGGAACTTCACCGAGATGGCGATGCCGCGGAAGGCGCACGCGAAGCAGA contains the following coding sequences:
- a CDS encoding APC family permease: MDNRGAQQSVTTDATTSPASPEDGLRAGTIGLGGALMQSVAQISPTLGIFYTIAFTTTQAGGSAPLTYLAAFLVCLLLAAPMVGLARHLPSAGGLYTYVSAGIGPRAGFLTGWLYGVSVCIVPAALAAFTGAVLEDELSSAYGIGVPWWVYSVVILAICFACAFRGIAISVKFLVVMTVFEMAVGLGLALTGLVSPGPGGVNLSGFNPANISNSSGFFLAVVLSIFAFTGFEGAAAVGEESRDPRRIIPRAITGSLVFIGIFYVVTAWGLQIGWGTDDLPALAASPTAPAFVLADRLWNGASLVVLVALVNSGLGVCIACTTSSTRTLYGIARTGALPHALTRVHSTLRTPVTAVVLQSVAAVTVCLVLGLALGPYNLFNLLGATGTFVYIPIFILMNVAAFRFFRSRFPSEFSIGAHVVAPVISTAALLLIGYNSIVPLPDFPVLLAPFIAASYLLSGVAVLIGRNLRPGRRGWMEHAGELPDVD